From the genome of Oscillospiraceae bacterium:
GCAAGCTGCATAAAAAAGCGGCAGGACGCGGCGCGGCAAAGACTGTCTTCTCCGTACTGATGCGCCAGGCGCAGCAGCTGGTCCTGCTGCAAGCCGGCGCTGTCGGGCAGGCGGGGGCCCTGCAGGGCATGAAGGCAGAGATGCGCCCTCTTTTCCAGGTCTGCACGGGCGGCTTGTGCCAATGTGCAAATCGACGTCTTGTCCATGCTGATCCCCCTTTTTTAAAATTTAATTTTATTATAGACGAAAAGCATGTATTTGTCACGCCCTGGGGCAGCTCTTCTGCACACTGCAGTAAAAAAGAATAGCGCCATAGGGGAATCTGTGTTATACTAAATTTATTAGTAAAATTTCGGTTTAGTCTGCGAAGCAAACGGAGGGAAACCACGTATGAAGATAAAAAATCTATTAAAAAAGGGACAGGTCACTGTCAGCTGCGAAATTTTTCCGCCAAAACAGGGAACAGGGCTACCGCATGCCCGCAAGGTTGTACATGAAATTGCGGCGCTGAAGCCAGCCTTTGTCAGTGTTACTTACGGCGCAGGCGGCACCAACTGTGCTAACTCCATTGAACTTGCTGCAGAGGTGGAAAAAAGCGGTGTGCCCGCCTTAGCGCATCTCACCTGCGTTTCAGCCCAAAAGGAAGAGGTCCGCGCGGTGGCGCAGCGCTTTGCCGCAAACGGTATTGAAAACATTCTTGCACTGCGCGGTGACTTGCCGCAGGACGGCAGCTTTCCGCACGAGGGACAGTACCGCCACGCCTGCGAGCTGATTGCCGACCTGAAAAAGATGGGCAATTTCTGTATCGGTGGTGCCTGCTACCCAGAGGGCCACGTCGAAAGTGCCAATAAAGCGGAGGACCTGCAGTATTTAAAGGAAAAAGCGGATGCCGGCTGCGACTTTTTTACCAGCCAGATGTTCTTTGACAATGACCTTTTTTACAATTTCCTGTACCGTGCCCTTGCCGCAGGCATTCAGGTGCCGATTCTTGCGGGCATTATGCCGCTGACCAGTGCAAAACAGATTCGCCGCTGTGTCGAGCTTTCCGGCACCTATCTGCCGCGGCGCTTTTTAAGTTTGGTAGACCGCTTCGGCAGTGACCCCGCCGCCATGAAACAGGCCGGTATCGCCTATGCGACCGATCAGATTATTGACCTGATTGCAA
Proteins encoded in this window:
- the metF gene encoding methylenetetrahydrofolate reductase [NAD(P)H], whose translation is MKIKNLLKKGQVTVSCEIFPPKQGTGLPHARKVVHEIAALKPAFVSVTYGAGGTNCANSIELAAEVEKSGVPALAHLTCVSAQKEEVRAVAQRFAANGIENILALRGDLPQDGSFPHEGQYRHACELIADLKKMGNFCIGGACYPEGHVESANKAEDLQYLKEKADAGCDFFTSQMFFDNDLFYNFLYRALAAGIQVPILAGIMPLTSAKQIRRCVELSGTYLPRRFLSLVDRFGSDPAAMKQAGIAYATDQIIDLIANGVEHIHIYTMNKPDVAAQILHNLSHVIASHAD